Proteins encoded together in one Polaribacter reichenbachii window:
- a CDS encoding rhomboid family intramembrane serine protease — protein MLQDNNPLLLLIIVANVLFSKKGFDDYSFLDKYKFQVGRVKGDEKIRMLTSGFLHVDWMHLILNMYVLYMFGGFVTKIVGSVSFLIIYFGSLLAGSLYALQYHKNEPYYSAVGASGAVSGIVYTSILLNPDMSLYLFFIPVPIPGYVFGVGYLLYSIYGMKKQIGNVGHAAHLGGAIGGFILTLLIRPVLFSTNTTFIVLLAIPIVLLLLFGDKLKSL, from the coding sequence ATGCTACAAGACAACAATCCATTATTATTACTTATTATAGTTGCCAATGTTTTATTCTCTAAAAAAGGCTTTGATGATTATAGCTTTTTAGACAAATATAAGTTTCAAGTAGGTAGAGTAAAAGGTGATGAAAAAATTAGAATGCTAACTTCTGGTTTTTTACACGTAGATTGGATGCATCTTATTTTAAATATGTATGTTTTATATATGTTTGGTGGTTTTGTAACCAAAATTGTTGGTTCTGTTTCCTTTTTAATTATCTATTTTGGTAGCTTATTAGCTGGTAGCTTATATGCATTACAATATCATAAAAATGAGCCTTATTATAGTGCAGTTGGTGCATCTGGTGCCGTTTCTGGTATTGTGTATACTTCTATTTTACTAAATCCGGATATGAGTTTATATCTGTTTTTTATTCCAGTTCCTATACCTGGTTATGTATTTGGAGTTGGTTATTTATTGTATTCTATTTACGGAATGAAAAAACAAATTGGTAATGTTGGCCATGCAGCACATTTAGGAGGTGCAATTGGTGGATTTATTTTAACGCTTTTAATTAGACCAGTTTTGTTTTCTACTAATACTACTTTTATTGTTTTATTAGCGATTCCAATAGTTTTACTCTTACTATTTGGCGATAAACTTAAAAGTTTATAA
- a CDS encoding lysophospholipid acyltransferase family protein: MQFIIFALTYPLIWLLSRLPMRVLYVISDGFFFLNFYVIKYRKKVVLDSLNLAFPEKSNEEKKAIAKGFFIHFTDLFIESIKAFSISEKEVLKRYKYKNPEVINNIVKEGKSIALVGAHQANWEWSFSTPLVLDGNIFGAYTKLGNKYFEKKLRTSRERFGVIGYKTSETVKGMQKNFSNKIQGSYILLSDQSPRLTKTHYWHTFFGINVPIHTGAEMLARKFDMVVVNYVAKKVKRGYYETEFQIITEKPKLHKEYEITDKYLALTEKNINKQPELYLWSHKRFKHRNKIEEWKKMKVAKQKTKK; encoded by the coding sequence ATGCAGTTTATAATATTTGCGCTTACTTATCCTCTAATTTGGTTATTGTCTAGATTACCAATGAGGGTGCTGTACGTAATTTCTGATGGTTTTTTCTTTTTAAATTTTTACGTTATTAAATATAGAAAAAAGGTAGTTTTAGATAGTTTAAACCTTGCTTTTCCAGAAAAATCTAACGAAGAAAAGAAAGCTATTGCTAAAGGTTTTTTCATACATTTTACGGATTTATTTATAGAAAGTATTAAAGCTTTTTCTATTAGTGAAAAAGAAGTATTAAAACGCTATAAATACAAAAATCCAGAGGTAATAAATAATATAGTTAAAGAAGGTAAAAGTATTGCTTTAGTAGGTGCACATCAAGCAAATTGGGAATGGTCTTTTAGCACACCTCTAGTTTTAGATGGTAATATTTTTGGTGCATACACAAAATTAGGCAATAAGTATTTTGAGAAGAAATTAAGAACATCTAGAGAGAGATTTGGAGTTATTGGTTATAAAACCTCTGAAACTGTAAAAGGGATGCAGAAGAATTTTAGTAACAAAATTCAGGGTTCTTATATATTATTAAGTGATCAATCTCCACGATTAACTAAAACTCACTATTGGCATACATTTTTTGGCATAAATGTACCTATACATACAGGTGCAGAAATGTTAGCCAGAAAATTTGATATGGTTGTTGTAAATTATGTTGCTAAAAAGGTAAAAAGAGGTTATTACGAAACTGAATTTCAAATTATAACAGAAAAACCTAAATTACATAAAGAATATGAAATTACTGATAAGTATCTGGCTTTAACTGAAAAAAACATCAACAAACAACCAGAACTTTACTTATGGTCTCATAAAAGATTTAAGCATAGAAATAAAATTGAAGAATGGAAAAAAATGAAAGTTGCTAAACAGAAAACCAAGAAGTAA
- a CDS encoding PAS domain-containing protein, whose product MNYNELLTLFVQGSIIALIILLLFRLRKYLGLGVLYACLGLFQFVQVLVFILNTVYDSTTNKFLVSPGSSVFITITLFSLLIIYLKEDAKETKKMIFAILIVNVLISWLLLAFGRNMNEAYLENNLLTPNHFIFSPRIQIFGNIFLFLDSFLLIIIFEYISKKIKHLFFQIFVTMVLVVSIDTILFSITTFWNLENLSSIITNNLLAKNSFTFYYSILFYFYIKYLDIKDKDLVHFKVKDVFKPLSYKQKFETAVSSVKKSEEMYRLITDNATDIISLLDLDGKYQYVSPSIKNVLGYNQSDFIDETIFSIVHPDDIEKLKKNIKKNIIVLKKTNNIFTIRLLHKKGFYVWIEFTISPIYKNSKFTSFVSSARNITERVLANNQFKTSLKLLENRERALLASSKIGKIGFIEFNNKTNTYTWSDYLYTIFGLETGSNIPTQEEFLNYFEEKSKIKLKKCVKNLEQNGIPFDVDSKIINTKKEELWLRTKIEPIFDEQNKIVGRRGIVQDITEFKNTQLTLEQNNYSLTQTSRIAKIGYWEYDIKSKCFTWSNYVYKIYGLDPKKEIPSRKEMINFYDEASKEKYKTAIKNLDITGKPYDLELKIINNKNEEVWVRVVVQLVINEYNQITGRRGIIQNITENKIASLQLEKSNLEITKSLHLLEQKERSLKESRIIAKLGYSEYIFETKTYVWSDYMYLIYGVDPNQKTPTREEILALHDDISLKKLQEATKKLDKEGTPYDLELKLTNFNNEEIWVRIVGRPIYNDNNEIIGRSGIFRDITNIKNSQLKLESYLKQLEAKDADLKESNRIANIGYWEYKTDSDTVTCSHYVYKIYGLDSNQKIPSQNTLKELYDKESLKRLEEATIKLINDGKPYDIEIKLINFKNEEIWTRNIVQPIYNDKNEIIGRRGVIQNITAYKKTQLALENSLHLLEKKELALIDSSNMAGIGYIEYDYATNKYTDYSEYIYNIFGLKPGEELTQKNEALFYFDEESKIKYLQSLHDVKNGKISDIELKGKNRKQEDIWIRSVSSPIYNDNNEIVKRRVVLQDIRNYKVTQQELQETLHLLKRKDLSLKDSSRIAGIGYVEYSYKTDSYETTEYVYKIFGIDIDKNATQKEIISFFDKESQIKYIEALEELQENGTNYDIELKGKNKKNEEIWIRSVSSPIYNDEGTELIGRRIVIQDIKNYKNIQLQLEKSKQKIQNSLDLIKDKDATLKESNKIANIGYWELDLNTNIYTWSEYVYKIFGLDAKQKNPSRKEILKFYDQNSKGIISKATQELNTHGVPYDLELRLINANNEEIWTRNVVHLILDHNNKVIGRRGLIQNITAYKKAQLEIKKSLTQLEKQDFSLKESSRIAKIGHVDYNSITNQYIWSDYTYTIFGLKPTDKIPSRDKIINFFDKESQEKLKKVFNDINEKGLSTDIELKGKNKNNETIWIRQVAQPVYNDHNILIGRRALLQDITTYKINQLQLENSKKEIQNSLNELEKRKFSMDEASKVAKIGYFNYDIATGEFYWSDYLYEMYDYDPKNTVVSRSEILKCFDEASKQRMKKATDNLNKNGVPYDIEIKITTHKNNEVWIRNVAQPVYNEKNEIIARRGVSLNITTAKKAQIELELSKERIQNSLKEIEKSKFSMDQASKVAKIGYHKYYNTTDSFYWSEYMFNIFGLIPNQKIPTRAELLELFHEKSRNRLIKANEELETYGLPYDLELKLTNLKKQEIWIRMSNQPIYNKQKTKIVSRGGVAQDITERKKIEEEHLKTKNDYIRLFDNATISIWNENLSLVYKEIEKLKKLNITNICLYLEERPDLVLELIGKINVNYVNKATLKLFKANSQQDFFNNINLFFGKDADKVFIKLIEAIWNDVETFTSEVNYKTLEGDQFIAIFSVAIPKTIEEQKTVPISIQSIQSIKDAEIALKETLKTLNEAQKLGHIGNWELNTITDEFTWSDEVYNILDFNPENGVPKKEDIFKKIHPDDVEFHNKKIENAIKYGNPFNIEIRFKISDSTEKTIKIICKPIKDNKGKVICLKGVNQDITEQKKILKEIEKTQEMYRLVTDYSNDLICLHDINGKLLYISPSVKTLLGYDNLEQYDKSFFEIIHYDEVEMLKNHIQETSINSEYKKLIDFRARHLNGHFIWFEALTSKAYKEDDTTYFVTIARDITEYISAKQEIEEYQKSLQKLTTEITVVEENQKKEIATNIHDHLSQALVISNMKIKELKLRDNLKITHEELNFIEDHISNALANSRKITSELSPPILYQLGIIEALYWLLETIEVKHKIKCEINDYAKNFKLNDTRSILLYRSIQEILNNTIKYAKATLITIDLHKNDSGIDIIIMDNGKGFDVAKLNNLRNHNGSGFGLFTVKERIKNIKGNFKITSKINKGTTVNIFIPLADE is encoded by the coding sequence ATGAATTATAATGAATTGCTAACCTTATTTGTACAAGGTTCTATAATTGCTCTTATAATACTTTTATTGTTTAGACTCAGAAAATATCTAGGACTAGGTGTTTTATATGCTTGTTTAGGTCTTTTTCAATTTGTACAGGTATTGGTATTTATTCTAAATACTGTTTACGACTCTACTACAAATAAATTTCTTGTTTCCCCAGGTTCATCAGTATTTATTACGATTACGCTTTTTAGTTTATTAATTATCTATTTAAAAGAAGACGCTAAAGAAACTAAAAAAATGATTTTTGCAATACTTATTGTAAATGTATTAATATCATGGTTATTACTTGCCTTTGGCAGGAATATGAACGAGGCGTATCTAGAAAATAATTTACTAACTCCTAATCACTTTATATTTTCTCCGAGAATTCAAATTTTTGGTAATATATTTTTATTTCTTGACTCTTTTCTATTGATTATTATTTTTGAATACATCTCTAAGAAAATAAAACACCTGTTTTTTCAAATATTTGTAACTATGGTATTAGTTGTAAGTATAGATACTATTCTATTCTCTATAACTACATTTTGGAATTTAGAAAATTTAAGTTCTATTATAACTAATAATTTACTTGCTAAAAACAGTTTTACTTTTTATTACAGTATTCTCTTTTATTTCTACATAAAATATTTAGATATAAAAGATAAAGATTTGGTACATTTTAAAGTAAAAGATGTTTTTAAACCTCTTAGTTACAAGCAAAAATTTGAGACTGCTGTTAGTAGTGTTAAAAAGAGCGAAGAAATGTATCGCCTAATAACAGATAATGCCACCGATATTATTAGTCTACTTGATTTGGATGGTAAATACCAATATGTAAGTCCGTCAATTAAAAATGTATTGGGTTATAATCAATCTGATTTTATAGACGAAACTATATTTAGCATTGTACACCCAGATGATATAGAAAAACTGAAAAAAAACATTAAAAAAAATATAATTGTTTTAAAAAAAACTAATAATATTTTTACGATTAGGTTACTTCATAAAAAAGGATTTTATGTATGGATCGAGTTTACAATATCACCTATCTATAAAAATAGCAAGTTTACCTCTTTTGTTTCATCCGCAAGAAATATTACAGAAAGAGTATTAGCAAATAATCAATTTAAAACTTCTTTAAAACTTTTAGAAAATAGAGAACGAGCTTTATTAGCATCTAGCAAAATAGGTAAAATAGGTTTTATAGAATTTAACAATAAAACAAATACCTACACTTGGTCTGATTATTTATATACAATTTTCGGTTTAGAAACTGGCAGTAATATACCTACTCAAGAAGAATTCTTAAATTATTTTGAAGAAAAATCTAAAATTAAACTAAAAAAATGTGTTAAAAATCTTGAACAAAATGGTATTCCTTTCGACGTAGATTCAAAAATTATAAATACAAAAAAAGAAGAGCTTTGGTTAAGAACAAAAATAGAACCAATATTTGACGAGCAGAATAAAATAGTAGGTAGAAGAGGTATTGTGCAAGATATTACTGAATTTAAAAACACGCAACTAACATTAGAACAAAATAATTATTCTTTAACACAAACAAGTAGAATTGCTAAAATAGGTTATTGGGAATATGATATAAAATCAAAATGTTTTACGTGGTCTAATTATGTTTATAAAATCTATGGTTTAGATCCTAAAAAAGAAATACCATCTCGTAAAGAAATGATTAATTTTTACGACGAGGCATCAAAAGAAAAATACAAAACTGCAATTAAAAATCTTGATATTACTGGTAAACCTTATGATTTAGAATTAAAAATTATCAATAATAAAAATGAAGAAGTTTGGGTTAGAGTTGTAGTACAATTAGTAATTAATGAATATAACCAAATTACAGGCAGAAGAGGGATTATTCAAAATATTACTGAAAACAAAATTGCCAGTCTTCAACTCGAAAAATCGAATTTAGAAATAACAAAATCTTTACATCTTTTAGAGCAAAAAGAACGTTCGTTAAAAGAATCTAGAATTATTGCTAAACTAGGGTATTCAGAATATATTTTTGAAACCAAAACTTATGTATGGTCAGATTATATGTACCTAATATATGGAGTAGACCCTAACCAGAAAACTCCTACTCGTGAAGAAATTTTAGCCTTACATGATGATATTTCATTAAAAAAACTTCAAGAAGCTACTAAAAAATTAGATAAAGAAGGCACTCCATATGATCTAGAATTAAAGCTAACTAATTTTAACAATGAAGAAATTTGGGTAAGAATAGTTGGACGTCCTATTTATAATGACAATAATGAAATTATTGGTAGAAGTGGAATTTTTAGAGATATAACAAATATAAAAAATAGTCAACTTAAATTAGAAAGTTACTTAAAACAATTAGAGGCTAAAGATGCTGATTTAAAAGAATCTAATAGAATTGCAAATATTGGTTATTGGGAGTATAAAACAGATTCAGATACTGTTACTTGTTCTCACTATGTTTATAAAATTTACGGCTTAGACTCTAACCAAAAAATCCCTTCGCAAAACACTTTAAAAGAATTATACGATAAAGAAAGTTTAAAAAGGTTAGAAGAGGCTACAATAAAACTAATAAATGATGGAAAACCATACGATATTGAAATTAAGTTAATTAATTTTAAAAATGAAGAAATCTGGACAAGAAATATTGTACAACCTATATATAATGATAAAAATGAAATTATTGGTCGTAGAGGAGTTATACAAAACATTACAGCTTATAAAAAAACACAACTAGCTTTAGAAAATTCTTTACACCTTTTAGAGAAAAAAGAATTAGCTTTAATAGATTCTAGTAATATGGCAGGCATAGGTTATATAGAATATGATTATGCAACAAACAAATACACAGATTATTCAGAATATATTTATAACATATTTGGTTTAAAACCAGGAGAAGAATTAACCCAAAAAAACGAAGCTTTATTTTATTTTGATGAAGAATCAAAAATAAAATATTTACAATCTTTACATGATGTTAAAAATGGAAAAATTTCTGATATAGAATTAAAAGGAAAAAACAGAAAACAAGAAGATATCTGGATAAGAAGTGTATCTAGTCCTATTTATAATGATAACAATGAGATTGTAAAAAGAAGAGTTGTTCTACAAGATATTAGAAATTACAAAGTAACACAGCAAGAACTACAAGAAACTCTACACCTATTAAAAAGAAAAGATTTATCATTAAAAGACTCTAGTAGAATTGCAGGCATAGGCTATGTAGAATATAGTTACAAAACAGATTCTTACGAAACAACAGAATATGTTTATAAAATTTTTGGTATTGATATAGACAAAAATGCCACACAAAAAGAAATCATAAGCTTTTTTGATAAAGAATCTCAAATAAAATATATAGAAGCTTTAGAAGAGCTTCAAGAAAACGGGACTAACTACGATATAGAACTAAAAGGAAAAAACAAAAAAAATGAAGAAATATGGATAAGATCTGTTTCTAGCCCAATATATAACGATGAAGGCACTGAATTAATTGGAAGAAGAATTGTAATACAAGACATCAAAAATTATAAAAACATACAATTACAATTAGAAAAATCGAAACAAAAAATACAAAATTCATTAGATTTAATTAAAGACAAAGATGCTACACTAAAAGAATCTAATAAAATAGCGAATATTGGTTATTGGGAGTTAGATTTAAATACAAATATCTATACCTGGTCTGAATATGTATATAAAATTTTTGGATTAGATGCCAAGCAAAAAAATCCTTCTCGCAAAGAAATATTAAAATTTTACGACCAAAATTCTAAAGGAATAATAAGTAAAGCAACGCAAGAGTTAAATACCCATGGAGTACCTTACGATTTAGAATTAAGATTAATAAATGCCAATAATGAAGAAATTTGGACAAGAAATGTAGTGCACTTAATTTTAGACCACAATAATAAAGTTATAGGAAGAAGAGGTTTAATACAAAACATTACAGCCTACAAAAAAGCACAGTTAGAAATAAAAAAATCTCTTACACAACTAGAAAAACAAGATTTTTCTTTAAAAGAATCTAGTAGAATAGCCAAAATAGGTCACGTAGATTACAACAGTATAACAAATCAATACATTTGGTCCGATTATACCTATACTATTTTTGGACTAAAACCAACCGACAAAATACCATCTCGCGATAAAATTATTAACTTTTTTGATAAAGAATCTCAAGAAAAATTAAAAAAAGTTTTTAATGATATCAATGAAAAAGGGTTATCTACAGACATAGAGTTAAAAGGTAAAAACAAAAACAATGAAACTATTTGGATAAGACAAGTAGCACAACCTGTTTATAACGATCATAATATATTAATAGGTAGGCGAGCTTTATTACAAGATATTACTACTTATAAAATAAATCAACTTCAATTAGAAAACTCCAAAAAAGAAATACAAAATTCTTTAAATGAATTAGAAAAGAGAAAATTCTCTATGGATGAAGCAAGTAAAGTTGCTAAAATTGGATACTTTAATTACGATATAGCTACAGGAGAATTTTATTGGTCAGATTATTTATATGAAATGTATGACTATGATCCAAAAAATACTGTAGTTTCTAGATCTGAGATTTTAAAATGTTTTGATGAAGCATCTAAACAAAGAATGAAAAAGGCTACCGATAATTTAAATAAAAATGGTGTGCCTTATGATATTGAAATAAAAATAACAACTCATAAAAATAACGAAGTCTGGATTAGAAATGTTGCACAACCAGTTTATAACGAAAAAAATGAAATAATTGCAAGAAGAGGTGTTTCTCTTAATATAACTACTGCTAAAAAAGCACAAATAGAATTAGAATTATCAAAAGAAAGAATACAAAACTCTTTAAAAGAAATAGAAAAAAGTAAATTTTCTATGGATCAAGCCAGCAAAGTTGCTAAAATTGGTTATCATAAATATTACAACACAACAGATTCTTTTTATTGGTCAGAATATATGTTTAACATTTTTGGTTTAATACCTAACCAAAAAATACCAACAAGAGCAGAACTATTAGAATTATTTCATGAAAAATCTAGAAATAGATTAATCAAAGCAAATGAAGAACTAGAAACTTATGGTTTACCATATGACTTAGAATTAAAACTAACCAATTTAAAAAAACAAGAAATTTGGATAAGAATGTCTAACCAACCCATTTATAACAAACAAAAAACTAAAATTGTTAGTAGAGGAGGTGTTGCTCAAGACATTACAGAAAGAAAAAAAATTGAAGAAGAACATTTAAAAACAAAAAACGATTACATAAGATTATTCGATAATGCTACAATTTCTATCTGGAACGAAAATTTAAGTTTAGTATACAAAGAAATTGAAAAACTTAAGAAATTAAACATCACTAATATTTGCCTCTACCTAGAAGAAAGACCAGATTTGGTATTAGAACTCATAGGCAAAATAAATGTTAATTATGTAAACAAGGCTACCTTAAAATTATTTAAAGCAAATAGTCAACAAGATTTTTTTAACAACATAAATTTATTTTTTGGTAAAGATGCAGATAAAGTTTTTATAAAACTTATAGAAGCAATTTGGAATGATGTAGAAACATTTACATCCGAAGTTAATTATAAAACTTTAGAAGGAGACCAATTTATAGCTATTTTTTCGGTTGCTATCCCTAAAACAATTGAAGAACAAAAAACAGTGCCCATCAGTATACAAAGTATTCAAAGTATAAAAGATGCAGAAATAGCTTTAAAAGAAACGCTTAAAACATTAAATGAAGCACAAAAATTAGGTCATATAGGTAACTGGGAATTAAACACAATAACAGATGAATTTACTTGGTCTGATGAGGTTTATAATATTCTTGATTTTAACCCAGAGAATGGAGTTCCTAAAAAAGAAGATATTTTTAAAAAAATACATCCAGATGATGTTGAGTTTCATAATAAAAAAATAGAGAATGCAATAAAATATGGCAATCCTTTTAATATTGAAATTAGATTTAAAATTTCGGATAGTACTGAAAAAACTATAAAAATTATTTGTAAACCTATAAAAGATAACAAAGGCAAAGTAATCTGTTTAAAAGGTGTTAACCAAGACATTACTGAACAAAAAAAGATACTAAAAGAAATAGAAAAAACTCAAGAAATGTATCGTTTAGTTACAGATTACTCTAATGATTTAATTTGTTTACACGACATAAATGGTAAGTTATTGTACATTAGTCCTTCTGTAAAAACCTTGTTAGGCTATGACAATTTAGAACAATATGATAAATCATTTTTCGAAATTATTCATTATGATGAAGTAGAAATGCTAAAAAATCATATTCAGGAAACTAGTATAAATAGTGAATATAAAAAGCTTATTGATTTTAGAGCTAGACATTTAAACGGACATTTTATTTGGTTTGAAGCTTTAACATCTAAAGCTTATAAAGAAGATGACACAACTTATTTTGTTACCATTGCAAGAGACATAACAGAATATATATCAGCAAAACAAGAAATAGAAGAATACCAAAAATCATTACAAAAATTAACCACAGAAATTACAGTGGTCGAAGAAAATCAAAAGAAAGAAATTGCCACCAATATTCATGATCACTTAAGTCAGGCTTTGGTAATTTCTAATATGAAGATTAAGGAGCTAAAACTAAGAGATAATTTAAAAATTACTCATGAAGAATTAAATTTTATAGAAGACCATATTTCAAATGCTTTAGCAAATAGCCGTAAAATAACCTCAGAGCTATCCCCTCCTATTTTGTACCAATTAGGTATTATTGAAGCTCTTTATTGGCTACTAGAAACTATAGAAGTAAAGCATAAAATTAAATGCGAGATTAATGATTATGCGAAAAATTTTAAATTAAATGATACAAGATCTATTTTACTATACAGAAGTATTCAAGAAATTTTAAATAATACTATAAAATACGCTAAAGCAACTTTAATAACGATAGATCTACATAAAAATGATTCTGGTATAGATATTATTATAATGGATAATGGTAAAGGTTTTGATGTTGCAAAATTAAATAACTTACGTAACCATAACGGTTCTGGTTTTGGTTTGTTTACTGTAAAAGAAAGAATAAAAAATATAAAAGGTAATTTTAAAATTACTTCTAAAATTAATAAAGGAACAACTGTTAACATTTTTATACCACTGGCAGATGAGTAA
- a CDS encoding response regulator, translated as MNSQEKKVLIVEDNAHIGKSIVDAISKGSNSLNLQLTTTIAEAISNLKGTNYDLILLDLSLPDGNGLEVLKMLQEKKLEKKVFVFSTNTHLKRICLKYGAQAFFDKATDFDLFISTVKSTLV; from the coding sequence TTGAACTCTCAAGAAAAAAAAGTTTTAATAGTAGAAGACAATGCTCATATTGGTAAAAGTATTGTTGATGCAATTTCTAAAGGTAGTAACTCGCTTAATTTACAATTAACAACCACAATAGCAGAAGCTATTTCTAATTTAAAAGGCACTAATTACGATTTAATTTTACTCGATTTAAGTTTACCAGATGGCAATGGTTTAGAAGTATTAAAAATGCTTCAAGAAAAAAAGTTAGAAAAGAAGGTGTTTGTATTTTCTACAAACACGCATCTTAAAAGAATTTGCTTAAAATACGGTGCTCAAGCTTTTTTTGATAAAGCAACAGATTTTGATCTGTTTATTTCTACTGTTAAATCTACTCTAGTTTAA
- a CDS encoding response regulator: MSNTNTINIILVDDHKLLRDGLKNIIELKSNMHIIGEASNGREVIKLCNKLNPDVIIMDVSMPGLNGIEATTQIIKHHPEIKIIGLSMYSSKQFIQGMFRAGAFGYLLKDGGSLELVTAICKVVENRKYLSKDIDQELLLQLKKGDNIESTELSSREKEVLQLLAEGKSSKEIGEILFLSSKTVDVHRNNIMKKIDLHSIPELTKYAIKKGLTSLDI, encoded by the coding sequence ATGAGTAATACAAATACAATAAATATAATATTAGTAGACGACCATAAACTATTAAGAGATGGTTTAAAAAATATTATAGAATTAAAATCGAATATGCATATAATTGGTGAAGCTTCTAATGGTAGAGAAGTTATTAAATTATGCAATAAATTAAACCCAGATGTTATTATTATGGATGTTTCTATGCCAGGTTTAAATGGTATAGAGGCTACTACACAAATAATTAAACATCATCCAGAAATAAAAATAATTGGTCTTTCTATGTACTCTAGTAAACAATTTATACAAGGTATGTTTAGAGCTGGTGCATTTGGTTATTTATTAAAAGATGGTGGTTCTTTAGAGCTAGTAACCGCTATTTGTAAAGTAGTAGAAAATAGAAAATACTTATCTAAAGACATAGATCAAGAACTGCTTCTTCAATTAAAAAAAGGAGACAATATAGAAAGTACAGAACTTAGCTCGAGAGAAAAAGAAGTTTTACAATTACTTGCAGAAGGAAAATCGTCTAAAGAAATTGGAGAAATTTTGTTTTTAAGCTCTAAAACTGTAGATGTGCATAGAAATAATATTATGAAAAAAATAGATTTACACTCTATACCAGAATTAACAAAATATGCAATCAAAAAAGGTTTAACTTCTCTAGATATATAA